The following DNA comes from Alkalibacter saccharofermentans DSM 14828.
GCGGCGTCGCTGCTGTAAATATGGGAAAACAACAGTCCTATAACGGCGATAATTAATACAACAGCCATTAAAACCAGGTCCTTCTTTTTCATAAATTCACCTCTATTGAAACGTTATATATATTTTATTAAAAATATCCTTCCCCGTAAAGAAGAAGGATATTTTTCAATCTATTATTCAAAATAATCAAAGTATAGATATGATTTTTGAGCGAACCTTGTTTTAGACCAAAGAGACTTGATTTTTGGTAGAACGTAGTAATCCAGTCCAAAAGCGCTGCCTGATCCTTGAAGCATTGCAAAAGCTGCTACGATATACCAAATCATAGTCGCATCCGCCATGCCCGTAAAGATTATTCCGATGCCCATTCCTATGCTCATTGCAGAGCTTAAGAAAGTAAATAATCCAGCTATTAGGCACAAGCCTATTAGTATTTCGGCAATTACCATGAAAGATTGAACTGGAACCTCGATAGGAGTCATCCATTTGTTCATGATATCAAGCATGAATTCAGGTGCCTGCATCAATGAATCGCCGTATCCTGAAGGCTTATGGTTTACCGCCCATTGAACGAATCCAGGCAGGTCAAGCCCTTCGGCTACTTCTGCAGCACCTTCTGCAGCCTCAGTAGCCCATGTTCCGCTGTCCGCCAAAGGAGTGGCGATGACATTTGAGCCGTTGGCAGATGCTTGGATAATCCCCTGTGAGGATTGAGTTGCACCCGCGCCTGCATCAGTTGCGCCTGATCCTCCGTCTGTGTTGTATCCGGCGATGGCATTCATCATATTAATGACCTTAGGGCTTTCAAGCCAACCTTCTGCTACCTTGACCACACCTTCTACCAACCACATATAGCCTAACCAGAGTCTTAACGGCAGCTTCCAGAAGTTCTTTGATGAGGCAGAAAAATGTCCTCCCACAAAGGAACGCCTGTTTCTAATGTGAAAAAACTCATGTCTAGCATAATTCCATATCTGTCTCAATCCACCAACCGTGAATTGATAGTAGATGTTTACCATGTGCTTGATAAACTGAGCGAAAAAGCCAGAAGTTTTAAATCCGGTGTCGGCTACGGCATATCTCGAACCTACAGAAACCATGAAACCGTGGTATTTTTGGCTGTGTTTGTGCAAATCTTTACCTTGCAACAAAGCGGCTACGTTTAATGCTGCTGTATGTGCTGACTGCTCAGCGGCCTCAACGATTTGAGGCATTGGACCTTCTTCCTCAGTTATATAGCAGGCGCTATCTCCAACAATAAAAATATTGCTTTGAACTTTGCCTTCTACGTGAGGTTGCATATAGTCATTTACATTGACGCGGTCGCATCGTCCCATGTCAAGTCCCAAGCTTGAAGTGAATTTGGTATTTTTAATTCCTGCTGTCCAAATTAGGGTGTAAGAAGGGATTTTTGTTCCGTCTTTTAATGTGAAGGAGTCTTTTGCTATATTAACGATGGGAGCTT
Coding sequences within:
- a CDS encoding FAD-dependent oxidoreductase, yielding MSRKQVLILGGSYAGVKAAKTLHKIFKNDENVEITLIDRHNFHTLMTELHEVAGHRTEPESIKIDLKKIFAGRKVNVVVDEITKFDLQNKQLSSDSKVYPFDYLIMGTGNEPNFFGIEGAAENSHTLWSYEDAVKLREHVEEMFIKASSEPDEVERRKLLTFAVCGGGFTGVEMAGELGEAKDHLAKKHGVNINEVTIYNIEAMDRILNMLESDSQVAKVEKRYKKLGIQLLKKAPIVNIAKDSFTLKDGTKIPSYTLIWTAGIKNTKFTSSLGLDMGRCDRVNVNDYMQPHVEGKVQSNIFIVGDSACYITEEEGPMPQIVEAAEQSAHTAALNVAALLQGKDLHKHSQKYHGFMVSVGSRYAVADTGFKTSGFFAQFIKHMVNIYYQFTVGGLRQIWNYARHEFFHIRNRRSFVGGHFSASSKNFWKLPLRLWLGYMWLVEGVVKVAEGWLESPKVINMMNAIAGYNTDGGSGATDAGAGATQSSQGIIQASANGSNVIATPLADSGTWATEAAEGAAEVAEGLDLPGFVQWAVNHKPSGYGDSLMQAPEFMLDIMNKWMTPIEVPVQSFMVIAEILIGLCLIAGLFTFLSSAMSIGMGIGIIFTGMADATMIWYIVAAFAMLQGSGSAFGLDYYVLPKIKSLWSKTRFAQKSYLYFDYFE